Genomic window (Sediminispirochaeta smaragdinae DSM 11293):
GCGGCACATCCCGAGATTGAATTCAAGCATGAATATGCCACCGGCGAATCGTTTCATCAGAAATTCCAGGCCATGGCCGCTTCCGGCCGTATGCCCGATGTCTTTACCACCTATGTGGGGAAGCGGACTGCATATATTACCGAAACCGGAAAGGTGCTGGACCTTCGAGCCTACCTGGATGATGCCTTCATGAAATCTTTTAATCCCGCGGCGTGGGAAGCGCAGGGGAGTGAAGGGGAGATCTACACCATTCCCCCTTCCATGGCAGTCTGCCATGTGATGTATGCCAATACGAAAATTCTCGATGAGCTTGGTCTCTCCTTTCCCAAAAGCTATAAAGAACTTCTTTCCCAGGTCGACACCATCAAGAAGGCAGGCTATTATCCTGTTTCTCTCGGAAACAAGGATCAGTGGCCCGTCAATTCGTGGCTTTTAAGCGCCCTTGTCGATAGGATGGGAGGCAAAGAGTGGTTCCAAAAGGCAATGGTTGGTAAGGCCTCCTTTACCGATGAACCCTTTGTCCGCTCGCTTGAAATCGTAAAAGAGATGGTGGATAAGGGAGTCTTCAGCCCCGGCGTAAACCAGATGTCCAATACCGAGGCTGATCAGGAGTTTTACCAGGGCAAGTCTGTCTATTTGATCGATGCGGGCTGGAGAACCTCTGCCATGACCACCTCTCTGCCTCAGGATTTCCAGAATGCGGTCTATATGGGGGTGTTTCCCGAGATAGCGGGTGCTGTCGATCATGGTACCAGTGTTGCCGTTCCTTCCGAGGGCTTTGGCATCAACAAGGAACTTGCGGATGATCCTGCAAAGCTTGAGGCCGCTCTTACCTTCCTGAAGTTTTACAACGGTCCCGAGGGGGCTGCCATTCGTCTGAAGTATGGTGAGATTCCCACCTGTAAACTCGACTACTCCCAGTATGATCTTCCGCGTCTTCAGATCGCATATGCCGATTTTCAGGAAAATACTCCCATGGGCTATGTGATCGATGCAAAGATGGATGGTGAAGGTATGGGCGTCCTTAATCCTTCCATTCAGGCGATGATGTTCGGCAATATGACTCCGCAGGAGGTCGCCGAAAAGTACGAAGCTTGGGTGAAGGAAAACGATTCCAACCGGCTTGGTAACTAAATAAAGGGGGAAGATAATGATCGAGTCGAAAGATAAAAAACTTAGCTTCTTTATTCTACTTTTACCCGCATTGTTGATTTACCTGTCGATCATTATCTTCCCGATAGGTGTCAGCACACTGCTTTCGTTTACCAAATGGAAGAACTTCGCCCTTGTGGGGTTTATCGGGATGAAAAATTACATCTCGATTTTTACCGATCCGGAGTTTCTCCAGGCTCTTTGGCACAATATTCAGATCATGTTGATCTCGATTTTGGGGCAAATTCCCCTTGGAATCGTACTTGCCTATCTGCTCTATCGCAAGCTGGTCAGGGCCACCCGTTTTTTCGAGATGATGATATTTCTTCCCATAACCATTTCCGCCGTTGTCGTCGCACTCTTGTGGAACCGAATTTTCTCCCCGGTGGGTATCTTTACCATTTGTATGAGGATGATCACCGACAATCCTGACTATGTGGTGACCATATTCGAGAGTCCCCAATGGGCCATGATTCCGATTCTTTTTGTGCTTCTGTGGATGCATACCAGCCTGTATATGGTCATGTTTCTGGCCAATATGCAAAGAATTCCCCAATCGGTTATCGAAGCGGCCAAGATCGACGGGGCATCGGAATCGACGATTCTTACCAGAATTGTTATCCCTGCCCTGGTCAATGTAATTTTCACCAGTTCGATTTTTGCCATCTCCGGAAGCTTGAAAAGCTTTGATCTTGTCTATGCCATGACAGGGGGAGGGCCGGTGAATTATACCAGTGTTATGTCGATCTACCTCTATAAACACACCTTCACCTACAACAACTACGGTTATGGAAGCGCCGTTTCCGTGATCATTGTGATTCTGAGTGTGGGCTTGATCACACTCTCCCGCTCGCTCTACGGCCGATACCAGAAAAAATACGAATAGGGGGATGTGATATGCCGAAACTTAACCGGGATATTTCCGCCGGATGGCGCTTGTTCGCATATGTTTTTTTGATCTTCTTTACGCTTATTACGCTTATGCCTCTCCTCTGGATGCTCTATTCCTCCTTTAAACTTCAGGGAGAGATCATGATGTACCCCCTCTCCCTTCCCAAGGAACCGACGTTTAAAAACTATCGGGATGCCTGGAGTATCGGCCATATGGGAATTGCCGCAATCAACAGCATCCTCTACACGGGTATAGGAACCTTTTTCACCGTTCTCTTTTCCCTTGCGGCGGGATTTGCCCTGACGAAGTTCAACTATGCTTCGGCAAAGTGGTATTACGCCGCCTTCACCCTGGGGCTTTTGATTACGGTGAATTCGGTTATCGCACCGCTTTTTATCATGGAAACACGTATGGGACTCTACGATACCAGAATCGGTGTGATTCTGCCCTATATCGCCTTTGGGCTCCCCATGGCCGTACTTCTTGCCACCTCCTACATCCGGGGGATTCCAGATTCCTTGATCGAGGCGGCGGTGATCGACGGAGCCAGTTACATCCAGATTTTTCTCAAAGTGATCATTATTGTATCGACACCGGTGATGGCGACCATTACCGTTCTCACCTTTCTTCGCAACTGGAATGAATTTATCCTTGTGTTTATTCTCACCAGCGGCGAGCATATGCGAAGTCTTCCCGTATCGATCAATGCCTTTGCGGGAAGGCTCAACGTGAACTACGGCATGCAGTTTGCCGCCTTGGTCATCGGCACGATTCCCATGATTCTCTTTTACATCGGGGCACATAATATGGTTATCAAGGGTTTTGGCGAAGGTGCACTCAAGGAATAGCATAAGGAGTTTCTTTTACATGGACACACAACAGATTTTACAAGAAATTTCAATTGAGGTATGTCTGGACTCTGTCGAGTCGTCAATCAATGCACAACAGGGCGGAGCCGACAGGGTTGAGCTCTGCGACAACCTCTTTCAGGGGGGCACAACGCCCAGCATCGGTACCATTCGTGCCGCCAGAAAGGCAATCGATATTGGTCTTCAGGTCATCATCAGACCTCGCGGAGGTGATTTCCTCTACAGCGATTACGAGTTCGAGGTTATGAAAGAAGATATTCTTGCCGCCGGAGAGGCCGGGGCCGACGGTGTCGTTTTTGGGATCCTTACGCCCGACGGCCTGGTCGACAGAGATCGTAATGCACTTCTTCGGGAGCTTGCCGGTCCCATGAATGCCACATTTCACCGTGCTTTCGATGTGGTACGAAATCCCTTCGATGCTCTTGAGACCATCATCGATCTCGGCTTTAACCGCATCCTGACCAGCGGGCAGGCTCCCACGGTGCTCGAGGGGGTTGAACTGGTACGTGAACTTGTCGATCGGGCGGCGGGGCGTATCATCATCATGCCGGGCAATGGTATCACCCCTCGGAATATGCAGAAAATCATTGAGCTTACCGGTGCCCGCGAGTATCATGTTTTTGTCGATCGGGAGCGAGAGAGCGGCATGACCTACCGTCCCGGTGATGTATACATGGGCGGACTCCTCAGGCAGCCGGAATTTGTCAACAGCTTTACCGACCGGGATATGGTCACACGGCTCCGGGGTCTCGGCTCAAAATAGGAAACGAGATCGGAGAATATCATGAAGATTGTGGGTAACAGCAAATATCAAAAAGCGGCAAACGGCTCTCTTATCCTTAACTATCTGAGAAAGCAGGGTGGCACCTCCAGAAGCAGAATTGCGGAGGAGCTTGGCCTCCAGCCATCCACTGTTACCTACATTATGAATAGGTTGCTGCAGGCTGGCTTGGTCCGGGAAAGTTCCGGTATCGGTGGAAACGGGAGCGGGCGTAAGGCGATCAGAATCGAACTCAACAATGATTACGGTACGGTCATAGGGCTCGATTTGCAGGCCGATTACTACAATGCCGTGGTTACCGACATAGGTGGAAGGGTTGTCGGGTCCTTCCACCGGGAATACGACGGTGAGGCAAAGACCTTTGAAAGACGCTTTGCCTCTGTGCTGAAAGAGGTTCGTGAATCCGTGCGAGGGGAAGGCCCTGTCCTCGGGGCAGGGGTCGCCATCCCGGGTGTGGTCGATCCATCCGGACCCATCATCGAAGAGTGCTGGACCCACAACCTTCAGCATCATAACCTCGGCCCTTTTCTGGAGGAGAACTTTTCCTTTCCCATTGTGGTGGAGAACGATGCAAATTGCTGTGCCTGGAAAAATCTCTGGTATGAGGGGAGCGGCGATCACGATTCTTTTATCTATCTGCTTCCGCGTTTTCATCGCAGCGAGTTGCTGCCGGAGAATTATCCTTCGGTCGGTATCGGAATGGGCCTTGTCTATAACGGCGAAATCTATCAGGGCTTTACCCATCGTGCCGGTGAATATCGGAGCCTTTTCTTCAGGCAGGAGGAGAAGGTCCCGGGACAGCTCTCGCTCTCCCTTGCAGAGATGAGGCTTGTGGCCTCCGATCGTACCGTTCGGCGGAAGCTTGTCGTCGAGCTGCTGGGGACCCTGATCCTTATTATGCATATCACCAATCCCCGGGCCCTTTTTATCGGTGGGGATCTTGCAGGAGAACAGGATCTTGTCGCAGGTGTTCTTGAAGGGGAGTTTGCCCCTCAATGGAGACGCCTCTCTGCCAATGGGGTGAGAATCGAAGTTCTTGATGATGCCGCTTATGATGCGGCGACGGGAGCCGCTGCTGCCATGCTGAATACCTTGTATGCAATTCCTCAAGTGGGCAACGGAGAGCAGAATGTGAGAATCTGGAATTCACTTTTGACAAATCTCATTGATCAATGACGATATATACAATCTATGTTTAGGAGTCATGCGATGCGTAAGATATTGGTGGCGGGAATCCATCACGAATCAAATACCTTTAATCCGATCCTTACCGGGAAAGAAGATTTTTCCGTGCAGCGGGGGGATGAACTTTTTTCTTTTTTGAACGACAGCGACAGCGTCAGCGGGATCGTCAGGACGCTTCAGGCGGCCGGCTATGAGGTAGTTCCCGCGCTTGTGGCCCGGGCCGTTCCCAACGGTGTGGTCCAGAAACAGTTGTACCTCGATCTGAAGCGGGAGCTCTTGCAGCGTGCCGAGGCCTCAGGCCCCTACGACGGCATAGCACTCTCCCTTCATGGTTCCATGCGGGTGGAGGAGATCGGGGAGGCCGAAGGTGATTTGTTGCGGGACCTCCGTGTCCTTTTTCCCACGCTTCCGATCACGGCCTCTCTTGACATGCATGCCACCATCACCGATGCCATGCTGGATGGGCTCGATGCCTTTACCGGCTACAAGCAGGCACCCCATACCGATTGTTTCGAGACTGGCGAGCATGCGGCAACCATGTTGATCGAAATTCTGGAAAAGGGAACCCTTCCCTCCATTGCCTGGTGTAAGCTCCCCCTCCTCATCGCAGGAGAAAAGAGCGAGACCAGTGTGGAGCCGATGCATGAGCTCATCGATCTCCTGCGCGAGTATGAAACCCGCAAGGAGGTGATGGCGGCCTCGTATCTTCTCGGGTTTCCCTGGGCCGATTGCCGGGAGAACGGGGTTTCCGCGGTTGTCGTTACAAGGAACGGCAGGGAGCAGGCGGGAAGACTTGCCGAGGAATTGGCAGATGCCTTTTGGCAACGCCGGGAGCAGTTCAAATTCCATACCGTCACCCGGGAAGAAGACGAAGCGATTGCCCTTGCCTGTCAGGCGACGACGGAAGTGGAGGGGCCTGTCTATCTTTCCGATTCGGGAGACAACCCGACCGCCGGATCCTCTGCAGATTGTACCGGCTTTCTCAAAAAGGTACTTGCAAGCAGCTGTCTTGCCTCGCTGAAAAAGCCCGTGGTCTATGCCGGAATCTACGATCCGGCGGCCACCTGCGCCTGCTTTGCCGCCGGCCTAGGCGGCAAAGTCGATATGAGCGTCGGCGCCGCTTTCGATCGAAAGACAAGTGCCCCGCTTCCCATATCCGGAAAGGTCCGTTCTCTGGTCTCCGGTTGGGAGCGCTTTGCTGCGGACATGGCCATGGTACGCGTCGGCCATGTCGACCTAATCCTCGTTTCGAAGCACATCGGTTTCATCACGCCGGATATGTTTACCGCCTTGGGATGTGAGGCGGAAGATTATAGCGTTGTGGTTGTAAAGCTGGGCTATCTCACCGCATACCACAAGGTAAGGGCGAAGCGGTCGATCATGGCCCTGAGCAAAGGCAGCAGCAACGAACTTCTTGAAAGCCTGCCCTACAAGAACCTTTCCCGGCCAATCTTTCCCCTCGACCGGGAGCTAAACTATAGACCGAAGGCTGTTTGCAAGGAAGGTCGGAAACGGAAATAAGATCTTTTTCCTTGTACTTCCGCCGCTCTCCCTTGTGCTTTCGAAGAAAAAAACGTACCCTGTTCGGAAAATTCAATAGAACAAGGGAGGCCTGCCATGGCAAAAATCCTGGAAGATATTTCCAGAACCTTTGACGAATACCTGATTCTTCCCGGGCTGACAACGAAGGAGCATCTTCCTTCCAATGTTTCTTTGAGAGTTCCCGCGGCAAAGTTTCGTCCGGAAAAAGAGGAACCGGCACGATATCTTGAAATCCCCTTCAGCAGTGCGGCCATGCAGTCCGTCTCCGGTTCCGATCTTGCCATCGCCCTTGCCCGAAAGGGTGGTTGTTCCTTTATCTTCTGCAGCCAGCCCATCGAAGAACAGGCGGCGATGGTTCGAAAGGTCAAAGAGCATAAGGCAGGTTTTGTAGATTCCGATTCAAATATTTCTCCCGATGATCCTCTTTCCGAGGCAATTGCCATCAGCAAGAGGACCGGTCACTCCACCATCGCCGTTACCGAGGATGGTGGGCGCCATTCCAGACTCCTTGGTATTCTGACCGACAAGGATTATTGGGAATTCAAGGATGATCCCGATCGTCCTGTCAAAGATTATTTCACCCCGCTAAAGCGACTGGTCTGGGCTCCTGAAGGGGTGTCCCTTGAAGAGGCTACGGGGATCCTTCATCGGGAAAAGAAGGAGTGTCTGCCGATTATCGACAAAAACGGTAATCTTGCTTCTCTTGTTTTTCGCAAGGATTATTTCGACCACAAGGCAAACCCCTACGAACTTACCGATAATCGCAAGCGTCTCTTTGTCGGAGCCGCCCTGAATACCCACGATTATCTGGAACGGGCCGAGGCACTCATTGCTGCGGAGGCCGATCTTTTCTGCTTCGATTCTTCCGATGGCTATTCGGAATGGCAGGTTGCTGCGGCCAAGGAGCTGCGTGCCCGTTACGGTCGTTCCATCGTCCTCGGCGGTGGAAATGTCGTTTCGGGAGACGGATTCCGCTACCTGGTTGAAGAGGGAGATCTTGATTTTGTCAAGATAGGAATCGGTGGCGGATCGATCTGTATCACCAGAGAGCAGAAAGGGATCGGAAGAGGACAGGCCTCCGCCGTTGTCGAGGTTGCGGCCGAACGTGATCGCTATTTTGAGGAGACCGGTATCTACGTTCCGATCTGTTCCGACGGCGGACTTAATAACGATACCAATATCATTATGGCTCTTGCCCTTGGTGCGGATTTCGTCATGATGGGCAAATATTTTGCCATGGCCGAGGAAAGTCCTACCCAGAAGCTCAACTATCGTGGAATGCTGTATAAACCCTACTGGGGTGAGGGCTCGGTTCGAGCAAGAAACTGGCAGCGCTATAAGGACGAAGAGGGTGGCGGCATGCTCTTCGAGGAAGGTGTTGACGCTTACGTTCCTTATGGCGGCCCTTTGAGCGAAAAAATGGATACAACTTTAGCGAAATTGCGCGCTTCGATGTGCAATATCGGTGTACTTTCGCTGGACGAACTTCATCGTCAGGCACAGGTGGTTCGTGTTTCTTCAATGACGCTGGTCGAGAGCGGTACCACTAGGGTAGAACAGTTCGACAGGATGCGTACCGAGCAGTAACTTCGGAATTCTTATATCCTTTTCAGATCCTTGGGCGATATCCCTTGCTTTCGAAGTATATATCGTAGGCAAGGCCTTGTCCTCCTTCCCATTCGATGCGGCCCTCCAGCTGCTGGACCAACACCTGCACCGTTTTGAGTCCGAGGCTTTTTGTCTTATCGGGTGAAAAGTCTTTGGCTACTCCTTTCCCGTCGTCTGAAAAGTGTAAATGGAAGCCTCGCTCCTTGACCAGCTCCATGGTGAGGCTGATTGTTCCCTTTCTATCGTTGGGGAAGGCGTGTTTGATTGCATTGCTTATTAATTCGTTGACGATGAGTCCGATCGGAATGGCGACATCGATCAATATACGGACGGGGGCA
Coding sequences:
- a CDS encoding ABC transporter substrate-binding protein, yielding MTETARKRVRALALAGVILLLSSTLAWAGGDQEKGNGKIVLSTYFQIDPANPQYEGHNEVMKAFTAAHPEIEFKHEYATGESFHQKFQAMAASGRMPDVFTTYVGKRTAYITETGKVLDLRAYLDDAFMKSFNPAAWEAQGSEGEIYTIPPSMAVCHVMYANTKILDELGLSFPKSYKELLSQVDTIKKAGYYPVSLGNKDQWPVNSWLLSALVDRMGGKEWFQKAMVGKASFTDEPFVRSLEIVKEMVDKGVFSPGVNQMSNTEADQEFYQGKSVYLIDAGWRTSAMTTSLPQDFQNAVYMGVFPEIAGAVDHGTSVAVPSEGFGINKELADDPAKLEAALTFLKFYNGPEGAAIRLKYGEIPTCKLDYSQYDLPRLQIAYADFQENTPMGYVIDAKMDGEGMGVLNPSIQAMMFGNMTPQEVAEKYEAWVKENDSNRLGN
- a CDS encoding IMP dehydrogenase → MAKILEDISRTFDEYLILPGLTTKEHLPSNVSLRVPAAKFRPEKEEPARYLEIPFSSAAMQSVSGSDLAIALARKGGCSFIFCSQPIEEQAAMVRKVKEHKAGFVDSDSNISPDDPLSEAIAISKRTGHSTIAVTEDGGRHSRLLGILTDKDYWEFKDDPDRPVKDYFTPLKRLVWAPEGVSLEEATGILHREKKECLPIIDKNGNLASLVFRKDYFDHKANPYELTDNRKRLFVGAALNTHDYLERAEALIAAEADLFCFDSSDGYSEWQVAAAKELRARYGRSIVLGGGNVVSGDGFRYLVEEGDLDFVKIGIGGGSICITREQKGIGRGQASAVVEVAAERDRYFEETGIYVPICSDGGLNNDTNIIMALALGADFVMMGKYFAMAEESPTQKLNYRGMLYKPYWGEGSVRARNWQRYKDEEGGGMLFEEGVDAYVPYGGPLSEKMDTTLAKLRASMCNIGVLSLDELHRQAQVVRVSSMTLVESGTTRVEQFDRMRTEQ
- a CDS encoding carbohydrate ABC transporter permease, coding for MIESKDKKLSFFILLLPALLIYLSIIIFPIGVSTLLSFTKWKNFALVGFIGMKNYISIFTDPEFLQALWHNIQIMLISILGQIPLGIVLAYLLYRKLVRATRFFEMMIFLPITISAVVVALLWNRIFSPVGIFTICMRMITDNPDYVVTIFESPQWAMIPILFVLLWMHTSLYMVMFLANMQRIPQSVIEAAKIDGASESTILTRIVIPALVNVIFTSSIFAISGSLKSFDLVYAMTGGGPVNYTSVMSIYLYKHTFTYNNYGYGSAVSVIIVILSVGLITLSRSLYGRYQKKYE
- a CDS encoding copper homeostasis protein CutC, encoding MDTQQILQEISIEVCLDSVESSINAQQGGADRVELCDNLFQGGTTPSIGTIRAARKAIDIGLQVIIRPRGGDFLYSDYEFEVMKEDILAAGEAGADGVVFGILTPDGLVDRDRNALLRELAGPMNATFHRAFDVVRNPFDALETIIDLGFNRILTSGQAPTVLEGVELVRELVDRAAGRIIIMPGNGITPRNMQKIIELTGAREYHVFVDRERESGMTYRPGDVYMGGLLRQPEFVNSFTDRDMVTRLRGLGSK
- a CDS encoding carbohydrate ABC transporter permease — encoded protein: MPKLNRDISAGWRLFAYVFLIFFTLITLMPLLWMLYSSFKLQGEIMMYPLSLPKEPTFKNYRDAWSIGHMGIAAINSILYTGIGTFFTVLFSLAAGFALTKFNYASAKWYYAAFTLGLLITVNSVIAPLFIMETRMGLYDTRIGVILPYIAFGLPMAVLLATSYIRGIPDSLIEAAVIDGASYIQIFLKVIIIVSTPVMATITVLTFLRNWNEFILVFILTSGEHMRSLPVSINAFAGRLNVNYGMQFAALVIGTIPMILFYIGAHNMVIKGFGEGALKE
- a CDS encoding ROK family transcriptional regulator, which codes for MKIVGNSKYQKAANGSLILNYLRKQGGTSRSRIAEELGLQPSTVTYIMNRLLQAGLVRESSGIGGNGSGRKAIRIELNNDYGTVIGLDLQADYYNAVVTDIGGRVVGSFHREYDGEAKTFERRFASVLKEVRESVRGEGPVLGAGVAIPGVVDPSGPIIEECWTHNLQHHNLGPFLEENFSFPIVVENDANCCAWKNLWYEGSGDHDSFIYLLPRFHRSELLPENYPSVGIGMGLVYNGEIYQGFTHRAGEYRSLFFRQEEKVPGQLSLSLAEMRLVASDRTVRRKLVVELLGTLILIMHITNPRALFIGGDLAGEQDLVAGVLEGEFAPQWRRLSANGVRIEVLDDAAYDAATGAAAAMLNTLYAIPQVGNGEQNVRIWNSLLTNLIDQ
- a CDS encoding M81 family metallopeptidase — its product is MRKILVAGIHHESNTFNPILTGKEDFSVQRGDELFSFLNDSDSVSGIVRTLQAAGYEVVPALVARAVPNGVVQKQLYLDLKRELLQRAEASGPYDGIALSLHGSMRVEEIGEAEGDLLRDLRVLFPTLPITASLDMHATITDAMLDGLDAFTGYKQAPHTDCFETGEHAATMLIEILEKGTLPSIAWCKLPLLIAGEKSETSVEPMHELIDLLREYETRKEVMAASYLLGFPWADCRENGVSAVVVTRNGREQAGRLAEELADAFWQRREQFKFHTVTREEDEAIALACQATTEVEGPVYLSDSGDNPTAGSSADCTGFLKKVLASSCLASLKKPVVYAGIYDPAATCACFAAGLGGKVDMSVGAAFDRKTSAPLPISGKVRSLVSGWERFAADMAMVRVGHVDLILVSKHIGFITPDMFTALGCEAEDYSVVVVKLGYLTAYHKVRAKRSIMALSKGSSNELLESLPYKNLSRPIFPLDRELNYRPKAVCKEGRKRK